Proteins encoded within one genomic window of Eurosta solidaginis isolate ZX-2024a chromosome 1, ASM4086904v1, whole genome shotgun sequence:
- the LOC137239792 gene encoding uncharacterized protein, giving the protein MSIFGHKLYGPKGIWALYIQSGSGQERGIRSGKRDLLAELYSDLSPKYIGFTTPPTGTGAAYNGSESDGGLQTRSTRRRELLIHTTSPDIGGSDSELLTDATTTLLGCVRRTRNQEVSPSPTTLAVASKKFISPIEKLLVRNGSAVLCEDTIDKKFANDLDSIPTTSMIGNIEGESELEN; this is encoded by the exons atgtcaatatttggCCATAAATTATATGGTCCAAAGGGTATTTGGGCACTTTATATACAGAGTGGATCTGGACAAGAGCGTGGTATACGTAGTG gAAAACGTGACCTACTGGCCGAATTGTATTCGGATTTAAGCCCAAAATATATTGGATTTACAACACCGCCAACAGgaactggtgctgcatataacgGTAGCGAAAGTGATGGGGGACTTCAAACAAGAAGTACACGGCGCCGCGAATTGCTTATACATACTACAAGTCCAGATATAGGCGGTAGCGATAGTGAGCTTTTGACTGATGCAACGACTACGTTATTAGGATGTGTGAGACGTACACGTAACCAGGAAGTATCGCCTTCACCGACTACATTAGCCGTAGCAAGTAAAAAGTTTATAAGTCCTATTGAGAAATTACTTGTGCGAAATGGTTCTGCGGTACTCTGCGAAGATACTATAGACAAAAAATTTGCTAACGATTTAGATAGTATACCTACAACGTCAATGATTGGTAATATCGAGGGTGAAAGCGAGTTAGAAAATTAA